One Triticum dicoccoides isolate Atlit2015 ecotype Zavitan chromosome 4B, WEW_v2.0, whole genome shotgun sequence genomic window carries:
- the LOC119291172 gene encoding uncharacterized protein LOC119291172 isoform X3: MAFDIDSLPPLLGPDPDSYSDSDHLPPAPRRGRPLRPPPAPRVEPSPQAPGRCEATPAPEGIGGAAQQSWPGLPRGAQFNPSDSDLLWHLAAEMGNGLAHRHPFISEFIKYGDEGARFGCTHPRDMPGMRQDGHALHFFHKKVNLHNNENDKDISWQKSGPSRSIILDGGLQGCKEIFALYAFKNSPQRTDWELHQYHIKNTMENEGELVLSKIFYKSQKCHCECASKAPVQSAQDNSVTDDDSKEKEGAQLEKLSVNMATESNFVEGNGNNREQMLVEMYPDQDKPCSLKHVLDTADVNHENQINDQAETELDHMSLQERYRILLADMRSCSARVSAEKCALNDMGNSSMQMDAETSGPVPKSESEEINHGGTTYRECSVNGKEIPVEDTEGPVNDKAFNSSAELLLSQTPACGDENVQLAPRNSGTYLVDVKTEPALDGCAIYPSESPSVKFHHSNNNGLKVSGSLLECVPKDAEDSLPSLGVKSELSGYELPGLCENSFISSMEPIVKKPHTRTLNCNGGLAPCSRQRNKRDSSEKVLEEDGYKNDEGIPYPSRQKRKKKTATDSIETALEEDAPGLLQILLDKGIVVKEIKLYDVVEDDEMLPDCTESDFQDLENVITKLFPQRTSLLKSVAKHGKGGKAIYCLACLISLIEQSRYLQFRDCPVEWGWCRDLQSFIFVFKSHNRLVLERPEYGYATYFFEILQSVPIEWQIRRMVTAMKLSSCGRTALIENRPLLIGEDLSEGEAKVLQEYGWIPNTGLGTLLNYRDRVVHDRWNEKYSTDWRMKIGKLLMNGYSEGELIITHVPLNSEEIKLENP; the protein is encoded by the exons ATGGCCTTCGACATCGACTCTCTTCCTCCCCTCCTCGGCCCCGACCCCGACTCCTACTCCGACTCCGACCACCTCCCCCCCGCCCCgcgccgtggccgccctcttcggcCTCCACCGGCGCCGCGGGTGGAACCCTCGCCTCAGGCGCCTGGCAG GTGCGAGGCTACCCCCGCCCCGGAGGGTATTGGTGGAGCGGCCCAGCAG AGTTGGCCAGGGTTACCAAGGGGTGCGCAATTTAATCCTAGCGACAGTGATCTTCTATGGCATCTGGCTGCAGAAATGGGGAATGGCCTGGCTCATCGTCATCCATTCATCAGTGAATTTATTAAATATGGTGATGAAGGTGCAAGATTTGGCTGTACCCATCCTCGAGATATGCCAG GTATGAGGCAAGATGGACATGCATTGCACTTCTTCCACAAAAAAGTAAACCTACACAACAATGAGAATGACAAAGATATCAGCTGGCAAAAAAGTGGCCCCTCCAGATCAATAATTTTAGATGGGGGTCTACAAGGTTGCAAGGAAATATTTGCCTTGTACGCCTTCAAGAACAGCCCTCAGAGAACTGACTGGGAGTTGCATCAATATCATATCAAAAACACGATGGAGAATGAAGGCGAACTAGTTCTTTCAAAGATATTCTACAAGTCGCAGAAATGTCATTGTGAATGTGCTTCAAAAGCTCCTGTTCAATCTGCACAG GATAATTCTGTGACTGATGATGATTCCAAAGAAAAAGAGGGCGCACAATTGGAAAAACTTTCTGTTAATATGGCTACTGAAAGTAATTTTGTTGAAG GCAATGGAAACAACCGGGAACAGATGCTGGTTGAGATGTATCCTGATCAGGACAAACCATGTTCCCTCAAACATGTTTTGGATACCGCAGATGTTAATCATGAAAACCAAATTAATGACCAGGCTGAAACTGAGCTGGATCACATGTCTCTGCAAGAGCGCTACCGAATCCTTCTAGCAGACATGCGTTCTTGCTCTGCTAGGGTATCTGCTGAAAAGTGTGCTTTGAATGATATGGGAAATTCATCCATGCAAATGGATGCTGAAACAAGTGGGCCAGTTCCCAAAAGTGAGAGTGAGGAAAT AAATCATGGAGGAACAACCTACAGGGAGTGTTCTGTGAATGGCAAGGAAATTCCAGTTGAGGATACTGAAGGTCCAGTGAATGACAAGGCTTTTAATTCTAGTGCTGAGCTCTTATTAAGTCAAACACCGGCTTGTGGAGATGAAAACGTTCAGCTGGCACCGAGAAATTCTGGGACCTATTTGGTTGATGTAAAAACGGAGCCTGCATTAGACGGTTGTGCGATTTATCCTTCTGAATCTCCTTCTGTGAAATTTCACCACTCAAACAACAATGGCCTGAAGGTCTCTGGTTCTCTTCTGGAATGTGTGCCAAAAGATGCTGAAGACTCACTACCATCTTTAGGAGTAAAAAGTGAACTAAGTGGGTATGAGTTGCCTGGCTTATGTGAGAACAGCTTTATCAGTAGTATGGAGCCTATTGTGAAAAAACCTCATACCAGAACTCTGAACTGCAATGGGGGCCTTGCACCTTGTTCTCGACAAAGGAACAAGAG GGATTCAAGTGAAAAGGTGCTTGAAGAAGATGGTTACAAAAATGATGAGGGTATTCCTTACCCTTCTaggcaaaagaggaagaagaaaactgcGAC GGATTCGATTGAAACGGCTCTTGAAGAAGATGCTCCAGGACTTCTACAG ATTCTTCTGGACAAAGGAATAGTGGTCAAAGAGATTAAACTTTATGACGTTGTAGAAGATGATGAAATGCTTCCAGACTGCACAGAAAGTGACTTTCAAGACCTTGAAAATGTGATTACAAAA TTGTTTCCACAAAGAACATCCTTGTTGAAGTCCGTAGCCAAGCATGGGAAGGGGGGAAAGGCTATTTACTGCTTAGCTTGCTTAATTTCTCTCATTGAGCAG TCGCGCTATCTTCAGTTCCGTGATTGTCCTGTGGAGTGGGGATGGTGCAGGGATTTGCAATCCTTCATTTTTGTATTTAAAAGCCATAATAG gctagTTCTTGAGCGTCCTGAATATGGTTATGCAACTTATTTCTTTGAAATTCTACAATCAGTGCCAATAGAATGGCAGATCCGAAGGATGGTTACTGCTATGAAGCTTAGTAGCTGTGGCAGAACCGCTCTTATTGAAAACAGGCCACTATTG ATTGGTGAAGATCTATCAGAAGGTGAGGCGAAGGTTTTGCAGGAATATGGTTGGATACCAAACACTGGGCTTGGGACGTTGCTGAACTACCGCGATCGGGTGGTTCATGACAGGTGGAACGAGAAGTACAGCACAGATTGGAGGATGAAGATTGGAAAGCTTCTAATGAATGGTTATTCTGAGGGGGAATTGATCATAACTCATGTTCCGCTGAATTCAGAAGAAATCAAGTTGGAGAATCCTTGA
- the LOC119291172 gene encoding uncharacterized protein LOC119291172 isoform X1, which translates to MAFDIDSLPPLLGPDPDSYSDSDHLPPAPRRGRPLRPPPAPRVEPSPQAPGRCEATPAPEGIGGAAQQSWPGLPRGAQFNPSDSDLLWHLAAEMGNGLAHRHPFISEFIKYGDEGARFGCTHPRDMPGMRQDGHALHFFHKKVNLHNNENDKDISWQKSGPSRSIILDGGLQGCKEIFALYAFKNSPQRTDWELHQYHIKNTMENEGELVLSKIFYKSQKCHCECASKAPVQSAQDNSVTDDDSKEKEGAQLEKLSVNMATESNGNNREQMLVEMYPDQDKPCSLKHVLDTADVNHENQINDQAETELDHMSLQERYRILLADMRSCSARVSAEKCALNDMGNSSMQMDAETSGPVPKSESEEMYGSFLAVYDFICVTLINVLFCNVGYRNHGGTTYRECSVNGKEIPVEDTEGPVNDKAFNSSAELLLSQTPACGDENVQLAPRNSGTYLVDVKTEPALDGCAIYPSESPSVKFHHSNNNGLKVSGSLLECVPKDAEDSLPSLGVKSELSGYELPGLCENSFISSMEPIVKKPHTRTLNCNGGLAPCSRQRNKRDSSEKVLEEDGYKNDEGIPYPSRQKRKKKTATDSIETALEEDAPGLLQILLDKGIVVKEIKLYDVVEDDEMLPDCTESDFQDLENVITKLFPQRTSLLKSVAKHGKGGKAIYCLACLISLIEQSRYLQFRDCPVEWGWCRDLQSFIFVFKSHNRLVLERPEYGYATYFFEILQSVPIEWQIRRMVTAMKLSSCGRTALIENRPLLIGEDLSEGEAKVLQEYGWIPNTGLGTLLNYRDRVVHDRWNEKYSTDWRMKIGKLLMNGYSEGELIITHVPLNSEEIKLENP; encoded by the exons ATGGCCTTCGACATCGACTCTCTTCCTCCCCTCCTCGGCCCCGACCCCGACTCCTACTCCGACTCCGACCACCTCCCCCCCGCCCCgcgccgtggccgccctcttcggcCTCCACCGGCGCCGCGGGTGGAACCCTCGCCTCAGGCGCCTGGCAG GTGCGAGGCTACCCCCGCCCCGGAGGGTATTGGTGGAGCGGCCCAGCAG AGTTGGCCAGGGTTACCAAGGGGTGCGCAATTTAATCCTAGCGACAGTGATCTTCTATGGCATCTGGCTGCAGAAATGGGGAATGGCCTGGCTCATCGTCATCCATTCATCAGTGAATTTATTAAATATGGTGATGAAGGTGCAAGATTTGGCTGTACCCATCCTCGAGATATGCCAG GTATGAGGCAAGATGGACATGCATTGCACTTCTTCCACAAAAAAGTAAACCTACACAACAATGAGAATGACAAAGATATCAGCTGGCAAAAAAGTGGCCCCTCCAGATCAATAATTTTAGATGGGGGTCTACAAGGTTGCAAGGAAATATTTGCCTTGTACGCCTTCAAGAACAGCCCTCAGAGAACTGACTGGGAGTTGCATCAATATCATATCAAAAACACGATGGAGAATGAAGGCGAACTAGTTCTTTCAAAGATATTCTACAAGTCGCAGAAATGTCATTGTGAATGTGCTTCAAAAGCTCCTGTTCAATCTGCACAG GATAATTCTGTGACTGATGATGATTCCAAAGAAAAAGAGGGCGCACAATTGGAAAAACTTTCTGTTAATATGGCTACTGAAA GCAATGGAAACAACCGGGAACAGATGCTGGTTGAGATGTATCCTGATCAGGACAAACCATGTTCCCTCAAACATGTTTTGGATACCGCAGATGTTAATCATGAAAACCAAATTAATGACCAGGCTGAAACTGAGCTGGATCACATGTCTCTGCAAGAGCGCTACCGAATCCTTCTAGCAGACATGCGTTCTTGCTCTGCTAGGGTATCTGCTGAAAAGTGTGCTTTGAATGATATGGGAAATTCATCCATGCAAATGGATGCTGAAACAAGTGGGCCAGTTCCCAAAAGTGAGAGTGAGGAAATGTATGGATCTTTTTTAGCTGTCTATGACTTTATCTGTGTTACGTTGATTAATGTTCTGTTTTGCAATGTTGGTTACAGAAATCATGGAGGAACAACCTACAGGGAGTGTTCTGTGAATGGCAAGGAAATTCCAGTTGAGGATACTGAAGGTCCAGTGAATGACAAGGCTTTTAATTCTAGTGCTGAGCTCTTATTAAGTCAAACACCGGCTTGTGGAGATGAAAACGTTCAGCTGGCACCGAGAAATTCTGGGACCTATTTGGTTGATGTAAAAACGGAGCCTGCATTAGACGGTTGTGCGATTTATCCTTCTGAATCTCCTTCTGTGAAATTTCACCACTCAAACAACAATGGCCTGAAGGTCTCTGGTTCTCTTCTGGAATGTGTGCCAAAAGATGCTGAAGACTCACTACCATCTTTAGGAGTAAAAAGTGAACTAAGTGGGTATGAGTTGCCTGGCTTATGTGAGAACAGCTTTATCAGTAGTATGGAGCCTATTGTGAAAAAACCTCATACCAGAACTCTGAACTGCAATGGGGGCCTTGCACCTTGTTCTCGACAAAGGAACAAGAG GGATTCAAGTGAAAAGGTGCTTGAAGAAGATGGTTACAAAAATGATGAGGGTATTCCTTACCCTTCTaggcaaaagaggaagaagaaaactgcGAC GGATTCGATTGAAACGGCTCTTGAAGAAGATGCTCCAGGACTTCTACAG ATTCTTCTGGACAAAGGAATAGTGGTCAAAGAGATTAAACTTTATGACGTTGTAGAAGATGATGAAATGCTTCCAGACTGCACAGAAAGTGACTTTCAAGACCTTGAAAATGTGATTACAAAA TTGTTTCCACAAAGAACATCCTTGTTGAAGTCCGTAGCCAAGCATGGGAAGGGGGGAAAGGCTATTTACTGCTTAGCTTGCTTAATTTCTCTCATTGAGCAG TCGCGCTATCTTCAGTTCCGTGATTGTCCTGTGGAGTGGGGATGGTGCAGGGATTTGCAATCCTTCATTTTTGTATTTAAAAGCCATAATAG gctagTTCTTGAGCGTCCTGAATATGGTTATGCAACTTATTTCTTTGAAATTCTACAATCAGTGCCAATAGAATGGCAGATCCGAAGGATGGTTACTGCTATGAAGCTTAGTAGCTGTGGCAGAACCGCTCTTATTGAAAACAGGCCACTATTG ATTGGTGAAGATCTATCAGAAGGTGAGGCGAAGGTTTTGCAGGAATATGGTTGGATACCAAACACTGGGCTTGGGACGTTGCTGAACTACCGCGATCGGGTGGTTCATGACAGGTGGAACGAGAAGTACAGCACAGATTGGAGGATGAAGATTGGAAAGCTTCTAATGAATGGTTATTCTGAGGGGGAATTGATCATAACTCATGTTCCGCTGAATTCAGAAGAAATCAAGTTGGAGAATCCTTGA
- the LOC119291172 gene encoding uncharacterized protein LOC119291172 isoform X2, with translation MAFDIDSLPPLLGPDPDSYSDSDHLPPAPRRGRPLRPPPAPRVEPSPQAPGRCEATPAPEGIGGAAQQSWPGLPRGAQFNPSDSDLLWHLAAEMGNGLAHRHPFISEFIKYGDEGARFGCTHPRDMPGMRQDGHALHFFHKKVNLHNNENDKDISWQKSGPSRSIILDGGLQGCKEIFALYAFKNSPQRTDWELHQYHIKNTMENEGELVLSKIFYKSQKCHCECASKAPVQSAQDNSVTDDDSKEKEGAQLEKLSVNMATESNGNNREQMLVEMYPDQDKPCSLKHVLDTADVNHENQINDQAETELDHMSLQERYRILLADMRSCSARVSAEKCALNDMGNSSMQMDAETSGPVPKSESEEMYGSFLAVYDFICVTLINVLFCNVGYRNHGGTTYRECSVNGKEIPVEDTEGPVNDKAFNSSAELLLSQTPACGDENVQLAPRNSGTYLVDVKTEPALDGCAIYPSESPSVKFHHSNNNGLKVSGSLLECVPKDAEDSLPSLGVKSELSGYELPGLCENSFISSMEPIVKKPHTRTLNCNGGLAPCSRQRNKRDSSEKVLEEDGYKNDEGIPYPSRQKRKKKTATDSIETALEEDAPGLLQILLDKGIVVKEIKLYDVVEDDEMLPDCTESDFQDLENVITKLFPQRTSLLKSVAKHGKGGKAIYCLACLISLIEQFRDCPVEWGWCRDLQSFIFVFKSHNRLVLERPEYGYATYFFEILQSVPIEWQIRRMVTAMKLSSCGRTALIENRPLLIGEDLSEGEAKVLQEYGWIPNTGLGTLLNYRDRVVHDRWNEKYSTDWRMKIGKLLMNGYSEGELIITHVPLNSEEIKLENP, from the exons ATGGCCTTCGACATCGACTCTCTTCCTCCCCTCCTCGGCCCCGACCCCGACTCCTACTCCGACTCCGACCACCTCCCCCCCGCCCCgcgccgtggccgccctcttcggcCTCCACCGGCGCCGCGGGTGGAACCCTCGCCTCAGGCGCCTGGCAG GTGCGAGGCTACCCCCGCCCCGGAGGGTATTGGTGGAGCGGCCCAGCAG AGTTGGCCAGGGTTACCAAGGGGTGCGCAATTTAATCCTAGCGACAGTGATCTTCTATGGCATCTGGCTGCAGAAATGGGGAATGGCCTGGCTCATCGTCATCCATTCATCAGTGAATTTATTAAATATGGTGATGAAGGTGCAAGATTTGGCTGTACCCATCCTCGAGATATGCCAG GTATGAGGCAAGATGGACATGCATTGCACTTCTTCCACAAAAAAGTAAACCTACACAACAATGAGAATGACAAAGATATCAGCTGGCAAAAAAGTGGCCCCTCCAGATCAATAATTTTAGATGGGGGTCTACAAGGTTGCAAGGAAATATTTGCCTTGTACGCCTTCAAGAACAGCCCTCAGAGAACTGACTGGGAGTTGCATCAATATCATATCAAAAACACGATGGAGAATGAAGGCGAACTAGTTCTTTCAAAGATATTCTACAAGTCGCAGAAATGTCATTGTGAATGTGCTTCAAAAGCTCCTGTTCAATCTGCACAG GATAATTCTGTGACTGATGATGATTCCAAAGAAAAAGAGGGCGCACAATTGGAAAAACTTTCTGTTAATATGGCTACTGAAA GCAATGGAAACAACCGGGAACAGATGCTGGTTGAGATGTATCCTGATCAGGACAAACCATGTTCCCTCAAACATGTTTTGGATACCGCAGATGTTAATCATGAAAACCAAATTAATGACCAGGCTGAAACTGAGCTGGATCACATGTCTCTGCAAGAGCGCTACCGAATCCTTCTAGCAGACATGCGTTCTTGCTCTGCTAGGGTATCTGCTGAAAAGTGTGCTTTGAATGATATGGGAAATTCATCCATGCAAATGGATGCTGAAACAAGTGGGCCAGTTCCCAAAAGTGAGAGTGAGGAAATGTATGGATCTTTTTTAGCTGTCTATGACTTTATCTGTGTTACGTTGATTAATGTTCTGTTTTGCAATGTTGGTTACAGAAATCATGGAGGAACAACCTACAGGGAGTGTTCTGTGAATGGCAAGGAAATTCCAGTTGAGGATACTGAAGGTCCAGTGAATGACAAGGCTTTTAATTCTAGTGCTGAGCTCTTATTAAGTCAAACACCGGCTTGTGGAGATGAAAACGTTCAGCTGGCACCGAGAAATTCTGGGACCTATTTGGTTGATGTAAAAACGGAGCCTGCATTAGACGGTTGTGCGATTTATCCTTCTGAATCTCCTTCTGTGAAATTTCACCACTCAAACAACAATGGCCTGAAGGTCTCTGGTTCTCTTCTGGAATGTGTGCCAAAAGATGCTGAAGACTCACTACCATCTTTAGGAGTAAAAAGTGAACTAAGTGGGTATGAGTTGCCTGGCTTATGTGAGAACAGCTTTATCAGTAGTATGGAGCCTATTGTGAAAAAACCTCATACCAGAACTCTGAACTGCAATGGGGGCCTTGCACCTTGTTCTCGACAAAGGAACAAGAG GGATTCAAGTGAAAAGGTGCTTGAAGAAGATGGTTACAAAAATGATGAGGGTATTCCTTACCCTTCTaggcaaaagaggaagaagaaaactgcGAC GGATTCGATTGAAACGGCTCTTGAAGAAGATGCTCCAGGACTTCTACAG ATTCTTCTGGACAAAGGAATAGTGGTCAAAGAGATTAAACTTTATGACGTTGTAGAAGATGATGAAATGCTTCCAGACTGCACAGAAAGTGACTTTCAAGACCTTGAAAATGTGATTACAAAA TTGTTTCCACAAAGAACATCCTTGTTGAAGTCCGTAGCCAAGCATGGGAAGGGGGGAAAGGCTATTTACTGCTTAGCTTGCTTAATTTCTCTCATTGAGCAG TTCCGTGATTGTCCTGTGGAGTGGGGATGGTGCAGGGATTTGCAATCCTTCATTTTTGTATTTAAAAGCCATAATAG gctagTTCTTGAGCGTCCTGAATATGGTTATGCAACTTATTTCTTTGAAATTCTACAATCAGTGCCAATAGAATGGCAGATCCGAAGGATGGTTACTGCTATGAAGCTTAGTAGCTGTGGCAGAACCGCTCTTATTGAAAACAGGCCACTATTG ATTGGTGAAGATCTATCAGAAGGTGAGGCGAAGGTTTTGCAGGAATATGGTTGGATACCAAACACTGGGCTTGGGACGTTGCTGAACTACCGCGATCGGGTGGTTCATGACAGGTGGAACGAGAAGTACAGCACAGATTGGAGGATGAAGATTGGAAAGCTTCTAATGAATGGTTATTCTGAGGGGGAATTGATCATAACTCATGTTCCGCTGAATTCAGAAGAAATCAAGTTGGAGAATCCTTGA
- the LOC119291173 gene encoding homocysteine S-methyltransferase 1, with amino-acid sequence MAGVVEELVKKAGGCAVIDGGFATQLEALGADINDPLWSAACLITKPHLIKEVHMQYLEAGADVIISSSYQATIPGFLARGLLLEEAEGLLRTSVQLALEARDEFWKSTLRKSKPVYNRALVAASIGSYGAYLADGSEYSGSYGDDVTAEKLKDFHRRRLQVLATAGPDLIAFEAIPNKMEAQALVELLEEEDIQVPSWICFSSVDGKHLCSGESFGDCLQILNASEKVAIVGVNCTPPQFVEGIIREFKQQTKKAIAVYPNSGEVWDGRAKRWLPVECFGRKSFDVMARRWQEAGASLVGGCCRTTPSTIRAVSKALKSRNDQ; translated from the exons ATGGCCGGGGTGGTGGAGGAGCTGGTGAAGAAGGCCGGCGGGTGCGCGGTGATTGACGGCGGCTTCGCCACGCAGCTGGAGGCGCTCGGCGCTGACATCAACGACCCGCTCTGGAGCGCCGCCTGCCTCATCACCAAGCCGCACCTCATCAAGGAG GTCCATATGCAGTATCTTGAAGCTGGTGCCGACGTCATCATCTCATCGTCCTACCAG GCAACTATCCCGGGGTTCCTGGCCAGGGGACTGCTCCTCGAGGAGGCAGAAGGATTACTGCGAACCAGTGTCCAGCTGGCGCTGGAAGCCCGGGACGAGTTCTGGAAGTCGACGCTGAGAAAGTCGAAGCCCGTCTACAACCGTGCCCTCGTCGCCGCGTCCATCGGAAGCTATGGAGCCTACCTCGCTGATGGATCAGAGTACAG TGGGTCATACGGAGACGACGTCACGGCGGAGAAGCTCAAGGACTTCCACCGGCGCCGGCTGCAGGTCCTGGCGACCGCTGGCCCCGACCTGATCGCGTTCGAGGCCATTCCCAACAAGATGGAGGCTCAG GCTCTGGTTGAGCTTCTGGAGGAGGAGGACATCCAGGTCCCGTCGTGGATCTGCTTCAGCTCGGTGGACGGCAAGCACCTCTGCTCGGGGGAGAGCTTCGGGGACTGCCTCCAGATCCTCAACGCCAGCGAGAAAGTTGCCATCGTGGGGGTGAACTGCACGCCGCCTCAGTTCGTGGAGGGCATCATACGCGAGTTCAAGCAG CAAACGAAGAAGGCGATCGCGGTGTACCCCAACAGCGGCGAGGTCTGGGACGGGAGAGCCAAGAGGTGGCTG CCGGTGGAGTGCTTCGGCCGCAAGAGCTTCGACGTGATGGCGAGGAGGTGGCAGGAGGCCGGCGCCAGCCTCGTGGGAGGCTGCTGCCGGACGACGCCGTCGACCATCCGGGCGGTCTCCAAGGCGCTCAAGAGCAGGAACGACCAGTGA